The Clostridium sp. AWRP genome has a window encoding:
- a CDS encoding TetR/AcrR family transcriptional regulator, translated as MAQIKKDKIRQAIEGSAIDIFLEKGYLNTKMKDISEKANISVGNIYIYFKNKENLFYTVLPQSFVDAFRNYNSNIFPILTKAFFNNEQDLQKYIPNHKQVEDLIANRKRLLILLRCSKGTKYENLKEEILENVIQRECSYLQKYNFADNCRTTQNYKVIRMVFYNMLNMLLDSLEGDMNGDERRNVIRFAFKYNYDGFKRLLTEYTK; from the coding sequence ATGGCTCAAATAAAAAAAGACAAAATTAGGCAGGCAATTGAAGGTTCAGCGATAGATATATTTCTGGAAAAAGGGTATCTGAATACAAAAATGAAGGACATCTCTGAAAAGGCTAATATATCAGTAGGAAATATTTATATTTATTTTAAAAACAAAGAAAATTTATTTTATACTGTTTTACCACAATCTTTTGTAGATGCTTTTAGAAATTATAATTCTAATATATTTCCAATATTAACAAAAGCCTTTTTTAATAATGAACAAGATTTACAAAAGTATATTCCAAATCATAAACAGGTAGAGGATTTAATAGCGAATCGTAAAAGATTATTGATATTGTTAAGGTGCAGTAAGGGTACAAAATATGAAAATTTGAAAGAAGAGATATTAGAAAATGTAATACAGCGGGAATGTAGTTATCTGCAAAAATATAATTTTGCAGATAACTGTAGGACAACTCAAAATTATAAAGTAATAAGAATGGTGTTTTACAATATGCTCAATATGCTGCTAGATTCCCTAGAAGGTGATATGAATGGGGATGAACGAAGAAATGTGATAAGATTTGCGTTTAAATACAATTATGATGGATTTAAAAGATTACTCACAGAATACACTAAGTAA